Proteins from one Telopea speciosissima isolate NSW1024214 ecotype Mountain lineage unplaced genomic scaffold, Tspe_v1 Tspe_v1.0846, whole genome shotgun sequence genomic window:
- the LOC122648346 gene encoding uncharacterized protein LOC122648346 has protein sequence MAVLHCDGSLTADRASYGGIIRDDAGVAIMAYAGKGDINSVLDMELFAILKGVTFCIQRNLLRVSIRSDSKLAVDILNGAVDCPWSMQILRDRIATLLQQLQRKEIKHVWRELNQPADFIAAMDTGMGKQFLST, from the coding sequence ATGGCAGTCcttcattgtgatgggtccttaacagctgatagagcttcctatgGTGGAATCATTCGTGATGATGCAGGTGTTGCCATAATGGCGTATGCGGGGAAGGGAGATATTAATTCTGTTCTAGACATGGAGCTCTTTGCAATTTTAAAGGGGGTCACTTTTTGTATTCAGAGGAACCTACTTCGGGTTTCCATCAGATCCGATTCCAAATTGGCAGTAGATATTCTTAATGGGGCTGTGGACTGCCCTTGGAGCATGCAAATCTTGAGGGACCGTATAGCTACGCTACTACAGCAATTACAGCGTAAGGAGATcaaacatgtttggagagagctCAACCAGCCAGCAGACTTTATTGCGGCCATGGATACGGGGATGGGGAAGCAATTTTTATCCACTTGA